The Osmia bicornis bicornis chromosome 12, iOsmBic2.1, whole genome shotgun sequence genome includes a region encoding these proteins:
- the LOC114878021 gene encoding ras-responsive element-binding protein 1-like isoform X2: MVTVKSGSDQGHESETQADAASSPSSVELPESAHPCPACPTILPSCRELTNHLRGHNSPRSTDCSGEEDYCCGVCNKVLSSASSLDRHVLVHSGERPFKCKYCEMAFTTNGNMNRHLRTAHRGASLNSCTDSEGSSDSEKPTKRKHMEEYNNNEITKRNSPDIIDREERSPSLATKRKCTDYLSDNENQKRHKILMNNSRTEIKTSPDDNQNVYNCPVCGRQDFATSALLEAHLERSHPEFPAKCDSCNLSFKNHRVLNLHRFMIHFADHSIGNTPRNLRNSVVGFNDLTFVDFSSDKFPAIARAMCEQSLHRPASGEVAKFQCSKCLRAFPCRSALDAHEIDCGTTNSHARVTDDNQSRRDNFFAGLDLQNKAALTEAKEGKDLADIQSIISVTSGPILQNFPRSDASTPENNIKYTPSLNSSGSSGAFSSEYHEEEAQDAFAAEFRKMKLKGEFPCRLCSAIFPNLRALKGHNRAHMGVGPGMPYPCNMCPYTSTDKATLVRHLRSHNGDRPYECSLCNYAFTTKANCERHVRNRHGKLTREDIKSVLIYHPNEDSTNENVERSSPRVMKDSDARKSLVYPNERPEFQHQVQVHYPPTPMDVRGEIRIIEEAKLHNSAISMHNVAANHFEKSDAFSRPSQPIELTQRNLEDTKSTQDTKSDYSKLDEDLESRSSEGSVSLVSDTKSDSHQRIQASPMNLKKGLNVSENAAGEDGPLDLSMDVLDLSKKSKDKDENDFTASHEQFGKNQKDLYNTTSQLLLTEALLKAGQGTSQATSLEALYANAIYRNFGTFGAGVGAGILPPYMFNPHVFGQDFSMKERLQKELVRGLQLTSGGTLVEPSIGAAGFTAFAQSRELNSHSASEQNEYAKLISAKMASKALSNRDKPDNISSSNSVKMVIKNGVLMPKQKQRRYRTERPFTCEHCSARFTLRSNMERHIKQQHPQHWSQRPRGGHSTRGRPPSSHPTLLQNLGQPAASQATQSYTKILPKVEQPSNSDFAKHPISDQVKYAILAQQLKANKMEENDSEEELVIDEDPQDKDGQESQDQKEKSLLRGHLEGADTSKDTVMRDEAEESTKDASEIGNAESTNNENNDAEDAKASDSMSERPTESENSQDKTQNRAFKIESTDDKSEKAEDGVTDLASVSELLDNASQQYQQFQPQYLSDEEGLVASHSDCNNSGSDDKSDSVNSLNSVSISSKKKKKKKKKKKKSAYSMAPNRVICPYCERPFPWTSSLRRHILTHTGQKPYQCMHCSLLFTTKSNCDRHLLRKHKANPNKVRRARNSSSPDSQAVISNNNSFSMRNVPERPYKCNQCPSSTFSTLGNLKKHRSTKHARKMKSRSDTPSSEPQNSPQECSKQNNEQTDYDSQSSSVSEGMETSSVPGLPKSTSNTSPSTNDTSRSRRPSPRSSPGPSDVPFKCHLCDCGFADRQDCLEHIKVNHKRSYEMLVAKGALDMDIDTVEDQQQPPPQQHTSDGEEKRGRFPDYSNRKVVCAFCMRRFWSAEDLRRHMRTHTGERPFSCDICCRRFTLKHSMLRHRKKHESIDSTMYVGTSGDEENSPTQPPTITPRTQQHTPVLIGANAGNSQISDRISLSSVAPVASGDATPSGLMRFNPYKKLTTLTGKLASIPQNVNPDATESTDNDLISNLLGIRDKSFIDRVLQASADDAAKLLGVKRSQE, encoded by the exons TTACCGTCAAGAGCGGATCCGATCAGGGACACGAGAGCGAAACGCAAGCCGATGCTGCATCGTCTCCGTCAAGC GTGGAGCTGCCAGAAAGCGCGCATCCTTGTCCTGCCTGTCCCACGATCCTGCCGAGTTGCAGGGAGCTGACGAACCATCTTCGTGGCCACAATTCGCCCCGCAGCACCGATTGCAGCGGCGAAGAGGATTATTGCTGCGGAGTGTGCAACAAGGTGCTCAGCTCGGCTAGTTCCCTGGACAGGCACGTGTTGGTGCATTCCGGGGAACGGCCGTTCAAGTGCAAATACTGCGAAATGGCGTTCACGACGAACGGTAACATGAACAGACACCTGAGAACGGCGCACAGAGGCGCGTCGTTGAACAGCTGCACCGATTCAGAGGGTAGCAGCGACTCGGAGAAGCCTACGAAGAGAAAGCACATGGAGGAGTACAACAACAACGAGATCACTAAGAGGAACTCGCCTGACATCATCGACAGAGAAGAGAGATCGCCGAGTTTGGCCACTAAAAGAAAGTGCACCGACTATCTGAGCGATAACGAGAACCAGAAGAGGCACAAGATCTTGATGAACAATTCAAGGACCGAGATCAAGACGTCGCCAGACGATAACCAGAACGTTTACAATTGTCCTGTATGTGGTAGACAGGACTTTGCCACCAGTGCACTCTTGGAGGCGCACCTCGAACGAAGTCACCCGGAATTCCCCGCGAAATGCGACTCCTGCAATCTGTCGTTCAAGAACCATCGGGTGCTGAACCTGCACCGGTTCATGATCCATTTCGCGGATCACTCGATCGGAAATACACCGAGGAATCTGAGGAACTCGGTGGTAGGCTTCAACGATCTGACTTTCGTGGATTTCTCGTCGGACAAGTTCCCGGCGATCGCCAGGGCGATGTGCGAACAGTCACTGCACAGACCAGCCTCGGGAGAGGTGGCCAAGTTTCAATGTTCCAAGTGTCTGCGAGCATTCCCCTGTAGGTCTGCTCTAGATGCCCACGAAATCGATTGCGGCACGACCAACTCTCACGCAAGGGTGACGGACGACAATCAGTCCAGACGCGACAATTTCTTCGCGGGCCTGGATCTGCAGAACAAAGCCGCCCTGACGGAAGCGAAAGAAGGAAAGGATCTCGCCGATATCCAGAGCATCATATCCGTCACATCCGGTCCTATACTGCAAAACTTTCCTCGATCCGACGCTAGTACTCCTGAGAATAACATCAAATACACTCCCAGTCTGAATTCGTCCGGCTCGTCTGGTGCGTTCTCGTCCGAATACCACGAAGAGGAAGCTCAAGACGCGTTCGCGGCCGAGTTTAGGAAGATGAAATTGAAAGGGGAGTTTCCCTGCAGACTCTGCTCGGCgatatttccaaatttaagGGCGCTGAAGGGCCACAACAGGGCGCACATGGGTGTAGGACCTGGCATGCCGTACCCCTGCAACATGTGTCCCTACACCAGCACAGACAAAGCTACCTTAGTCAGACATCTAAGGTCCCACAACGGTGACAGACCGTACGAGTGCTCCCTTTGCAATTACGCTTTCACCACGAAGGCGAACTGCGAACGTCACGTGAGAAACAGACACGGTAAACTGACCAGAGAGGACATCAAAAGCGTGCTGATCTATCATCCGAACGAGGACTCGACGAACGAGAACGTGGAGAGGAGCTCTCCCAGGGTGATGAAGGACAGCGACGCGAGGAAGAGTTTAGTTTATCCCAACGAACGTCCCGAATTCCAGCACCAGGTTCAGGTACACTATCCTCCGACGCCCATGGACGTCAGGGGTGAGATCAGGATAATAGAGGAGGCGAAATTGCACAACTCGGCGATTTCGATGCACAATGTGGCAGCGAATCATTTTGAGAAGAGCGACGCGTTCTCGAGACCCAGCCAACCGATCGAACTGACGCAACGGAATCTCGAGGACACGAAATCCACCCAGGATACCAAGTCGGACTACTCGAAGCTGGACGAGGATCTTGAGTCGAGGTCGTCGGAAGGCAGCGTGTCTCTAGTCAGTGATACCAAATCAGATTCGCACCAAAGAATACAAGCTAGTCCGATGAACCTGAAGAAGGGTCTTAACGTGTCAGAGAACGCTGCCGGGGAGGATGGTCCGTTGGATCTCTCCATGGACGTGCTAGACCTGAGCAAGAAGTCGAAGGACAAAGACGAGAACGATTTCACCGCGTCGCACGAACAATTTGGAAAGAATCAAAAGGACTTGTACAACACCACTAGTCAGCTGCTGTTAACCGAGGCCCTATTGAAAGCCGGACAAGGTACCTCTCAGGCAACTTCATTGGAGGCTCTTTACGCGAACGCGATTTACAGAAACTTCGGTACGTTCGGTGCTGGTGTCGGGGCAGGCATTCTGCCACCGTACATGTTCAATCCTCACGTGTTCGGACAAGATTTCTCGATGAAGGAAAGGCTACAGAAGGAGTTGGTCAGAGGTCTGCAGCTGACCAGCGGAGGTACTTTGGTCGAGCCTTCGATCGGTGCCGCGGGATTCACAGCGTTTGCGCAGAGCAGAGAGTTAAACTCTCATTCGGCAAGCGAACAGAACGAGTACGCGAAACTGATCTCCGCGAAGATGGCGAGCAAAGCTCTGTCGAATCGCGACAAACCCGACAACATATCCTCTTCGAATTCGGTGAAGATGGTAATCAAGAATGGAGTGTTGATGCCGAAACAAAAGCAAAGACGATACAGAACCGAGAGACCGTTCACCTGCGAACACTGTTCCGCGAGATTCACTCTAAGGAGCAACATGGAGAGACATATTAAACAGCAACACCCGCAGCACTGGAGCCAGAGACCCAGAGGAGGCCACTCGACCAGGGGAAGGCCTCCATCCAGTCACCCCACGTTGCTTCAGAATCTCGGACAGCCCGCTGCTTCTCAGGCGACTCAGTCTTACACGAAAATCCTGCCGAAAGTTGAACAACCATCGAACTCGGACTTCGCGAAGCATCCAATTTCCGATCAAGTGAAGTACGCGATTCTGGCGCAGCAGTTGAAAGCCAACAAAATGGAAGAGAACGATTCCGAGGAGGAGCTCGTGATCGACGAGGATCCGCAAGATAAAGACGGTCAAGAATCTCAGGATCAGAAGGAGAAGAGTTTGCTGAGAGGGCATTTAGAGGGTGCAGATACCTCGAAAGACACCGTGATGAGGGACGAAGCTGAAGAATCCACGAAAGACGCCTCGGAGATCGGAAACGCCGAATCGACGAACAACGAGAACAACGATGCCGAAGATGCCAAGGCGTCGGACTCTATGTCGGAGAGACCCACTGAAAGTGAGAACTCGCAGGATAAGACACAGAATCGAGCGTTCAAGATCGAATCTACCGATGACAAAAGTGAAAAGGCGGAAGATGGTGTGACAGACCTTGCGAGCGTTTCTGAATTATTGGATAACGCTTCTCAACAATATCAACAATTCCAACCGCAATATCTGAGCGACGAAGAGGGATTGGTAGCCTCCCATAGCGACTGCAATAATTCCGGCAGCGACGACAAGTCGGACTCGGTGAACTCGTTGAATTCCGTCAGCATCtcgtcgaagaagaagaagaaaaagaagaagaagaagaagaaatccgCGTACTCGATGGCACCGAATCGCGTCATCTGTCCATACTGCGAACGACCTTTTCCCTGGACATCGTCACTCAGGAGACACATCCTCACGCACACGGGACAGAAGCCTTACCAGTGCATGCACTGTTCCCTCTTGTTCACCACGAAATCCAATTGCGACCGTCATTTGTTGAGAAAGCACAAGGCGAACCCGAACAAGGTACGTCGAGCCAGGAACTCTTCTTCTCCCGATTCGCAGGCGGTCATCAGCAACAACAACTCCTTCTCTATGAGAAACGTGCCCGAGAGGCCGTACAAATGCAACCAATGCCCCAGCTCGACATTCTCCACTCTGGGTAACTTGAAGAAGCATCGTTCCACGAAACATGCACGTAAAATGAAGTCAAGGTCCGACACTCCTTCCAGCGAGCCCCAGAACAGCCCTCAGGAGTGCAGCAAGCAAAACAACGAGCAGACCGATTACGACAGTCAATCGTCCAGTGTATCCGAAGGTATGGAGACCTCTTCGGTGCCAGGACTTCCTAAATCAACCTCGAACACTTCGCCGTCGACCAACGACACGTCAAGATCGAGAAGACCCTCGCCGAGGTCATCCCCAGGACCTAGCGACGTTCCCTTCAAGTGCCACTTGTGCGACTGTGGTTTCGCAGACCGACAGGATTGCTTGGAACACATCAAGGTGAATCATAAACGGTCGTACGAGATGCTGGTGGCGAAAGGAGCTCTGGATATGGACATAGACACCGTGGAGGATCAGCAACAACCACCCCCGCAACAGCACACCAGCGACGGAGAGGAGAAGAGAGGACGTTTCCCGGATTACAGTAACAGAAAG GTGGTCTGCGCTTTCTGCATGAGGCGGTTCTGGTCCGCTGAGGATCTCCGTCGTCACATGAGGACGCACACAGGGGAGAGGCCGTTCTCTTGCGACATTTGCTGCAGAAGGTTCACCCTGAAGCACAGCATGCTGCGTCACCGGAAGAAGCACGAGTCCATCGACTCGACGATGTACGTTGGTACCAGCGGCGACGAGGAGAACTCGCCCACCCAACCGCCTACGATCACGCCTCGAACTCAACAGCATACGCCGGTGTTGATCGGGGCCAATGCGGGAAACTCTCAGATTTCAGATAGAATCTCTTTATCTAGTGTCGCTCCAGTTGCCAGCGGTGATGCAACGCCCAGCGGACTGATGAGATTCAATCCGTACAAGAAACTGACCACCCTGACCGGTAAACTGGCGAGCATACCGCAAAATGTAAATCCAGACGCGACCGAGAGCACGGACAATGACTTGATTTCGAATCTCCTTGGGATACGAGACAAGAGCTTTATTGACCGGGTACTACAAGCGTCCGCCGACGATGCCGCCAAGCTGCTGGGAGTGAAACGCAGCCAGGAATAA
- the LOC114878021 gene encoding ras-responsive element-binding protein 1-like isoform X1, which translates to MDCSTKVTVKSGSDQGHESETQADAASSPSSVELPESAHPCPACPTILPSCRELTNHLRGHNSPRSTDCSGEEDYCCGVCNKVLSSASSLDRHVLVHSGERPFKCKYCEMAFTTNGNMNRHLRTAHRGASLNSCTDSEGSSDSEKPTKRKHMEEYNNNEITKRNSPDIIDREERSPSLATKRKCTDYLSDNENQKRHKILMNNSRTEIKTSPDDNQNVYNCPVCGRQDFATSALLEAHLERSHPEFPAKCDSCNLSFKNHRVLNLHRFMIHFADHSIGNTPRNLRNSVVGFNDLTFVDFSSDKFPAIARAMCEQSLHRPASGEVAKFQCSKCLRAFPCRSALDAHEIDCGTTNSHARVTDDNQSRRDNFFAGLDLQNKAALTEAKEGKDLADIQSIISVTSGPILQNFPRSDASTPENNIKYTPSLNSSGSSGAFSSEYHEEEAQDAFAAEFRKMKLKGEFPCRLCSAIFPNLRALKGHNRAHMGVGPGMPYPCNMCPYTSTDKATLVRHLRSHNGDRPYECSLCNYAFTTKANCERHVRNRHGKLTREDIKSVLIYHPNEDSTNENVERSSPRVMKDSDARKSLVYPNERPEFQHQVQVHYPPTPMDVRGEIRIIEEAKLHNSAISMHNVAANHFEKSDAFSRPSQPIELTQRNLEDTKSTQDTKSDYSKLDEDLESRSSEGSVSLVSDTKSDSHQRIQASPMNLKKGLNVSENAAGEDGPLDLSMDVLDLSKKSKDKDENDFTASHEQFGKNQKDLYNTTSQLLLTEALLKAGQGTSQATSLEALYANAIYRNFGTFGAGVGAGILPPYMFNPHVFGQDFSMKERLQKELVRGLQLTSGGTLVEPSIGAAGFTAFAQSRELNSHSASEQNEYAKLISAKMASKALSNRDKPDNISSSNSVKMVIKNGVLMPKQKQRRYRTERPFTCEHCSARFTLRSNMERHIKQQHPQHWSQRPRGGHSTRGRPPSSHPTLLQNLGQPAASQATQSYTKILPKVEQPSNSDFAKHPISDQVKYAILAQQLKANKMEENDSEEELVIDEDPQDKDGQESQDQKEKSLLRGHLEGADTSKDTVMRDEAEESTKDASEIGNAESTNNENNDAEDAKASDSMSERPTESENSQDKTQNRAFKIESTDDKSEKAEDGVTDLASVSELLDNASQQYQQFQPQYLSDEEGLVASHSDCNNSGSDDKSDSVNSLNSVSISSKKKKKKKKKKKKSAYSMAPNRVICPYCERPFPWTSSLRRHILTHTGQKPYQCMHCSLLFTTKSNCDRHLLRKHKANPNKVRRARNSSSPDSQAVISNNNSFSMRNVPERPYKCNQCPSSTFSTLGNLKKHRSTKHARKMKSRSDTPSSEPQNSPQECSKQNNEQTDYDSQSSSVSEGMETSSVPGLPKSTSNTSPSTNDTSRSRRPSPRSSPGPSDVPFKCHLCDCGFADRQDCLEHIKVNHKRSYEMLVAKGALDMDIDTVEDQQQPPPQQHTSDGEEKRGRFPDYSNRKVVCAFCMRRFWSAEDLRRHMRTHTGERPFSCDICCRRFTLKHSMLRHRKKHESIDSTMYVGTSGDEENSPTQPPTITPRTQQHTPVLIGANAGNSQISDRISLSSVAPVASGDATPSGLMRFNPYKKLTTLTGKLASIPQNVNPDATESTDNDLISNLLGIRDKSFIDRVLQASADDAAKLLGVKRSQE; encoded by the exons TTACCGTCAAGAGCGGATCCGATCAGGGACACGAGAGCGAAACGCAAGCCGATGCTGCATCGTCTCCGTCAAGC GTGGAGCTGCCAGAAAGCGCGCATCCTTGTCCTGCCTGTCCCACGATCCTGCCGAGTTGCAGGGAGCTGACGAACCATCTTCGTGGCCACAATTCGCCCCGCAGCACCGATTGCAGCGGCGAAGAGGATTATTGCTGCGGAGTGTGCAACAAGGTGCTCAGCTCGGCTAGTTCCCTGGACAGGCACGTGTTGGTGCATTCCGGGGAACGGCCGTTCAAGTGCAAATACTGCGAAATGGCGTTCACGACGAACGGTAACATGAACAGACACCTGAGAACGGCGCACAGAGGCGCGTCGTTGAACAGCTGCACCGATTCAGAGGGTAGCAGCGACTCGGAGAAGCCTACGAAGAGAAAGCACATGGAGGAGTACAACAACAACGAGATCACTAAGAGGAACTCGCCTGACATCATCGACAGAGAAGAGAGATCGCCGAGTTTGGCCACTAAAAGAAAGTGCACCGACTATCTGAGCGATAACGAGAACCAGAAGAGGCACAAGATCTTGATGAACAATTCAAGGACCGAGATCAAGACGTCGCCAGACGATAACCAGAACGTTTACAATTGTCCTGTATGTGGTAGACAGGACTTTGCCACCAGTGCACTCTTGGAGGCGCACCTCGAACGAAGTCACCCGGAATTCCCCGCGAAATGCGACTCCTGCAATCTGTCGTTCAAGAACCATCGGGTGCTGAACCTGCACCGGTTCATGATCCATTTCGCGGATCACTCGATCGGAAATACACCGAGGAATCTGAGGAACTCGGTGGTAGGCTTCAACGATCTGACTTTCGTGGATTTCTCGTCGGACAAGTTCCCGGCGATCGCCAGGGCGATGTGCGAACAGTCACTGCACAGACCAGCCTCGGGAGAGGTGGCCAAGTTTCAATGTTCCAAGTGTCTGCGAGCATTCCCCTGTAGGTCTGCTCTAGATGCCCACGAAATCGATTGCGGCACGACCAACTCTCACGCAAGGGTGACGGACGACAATCAGTCCAGACGCGACAATTTCTTCGCGGGCCTGGATCTGCAGAACAAAGCCGCCCTGACGGAAGCGAAAGAAGGAAAGGATCTCGCCGATATCCAGAGCATCATATCCGTCACATCCGGTCCTATACTGCAAAACTTTCCTCGATCCGACGCTAGTACTCCTGAGAATAACATCAAATACACTCCCAGTCTGAATTCGTCCGGCTCGTCTGGTGCGTTCTCGTCCGAATACCACGAAGAGGAAGCTCAAGACGCGTTCGCGGCCGAGTTTAGGAAGATGAAATTGAAAGGGGAGTTTCCCTGCAGACTCTGCTCGGCgatatttccaaatttaagGGCGCTGAAGGGCCACAACAGGGCGCACATGGGTGTAGGACCTGGCATGCCGTACCCCTGCAACATGTGTCCCTACACCAGCACAGACAAAGCTACCTTAGTCAGACATCTAAGGTCCCACAACGGTGACAGACCGTACGAGTGCTCCCTTTGCAATTACGCTTTCACCACGAAGGCGAACTGCGAACGTCACGTGAGAAACAGACACGGTAAACTGACCAGAGAGGACATCAAAAGCGTGCTGATCTATCATCCGAACGAGGACTCGACGAACGAGAACGTGGAGAGGAGCTCTCCCAGGGTGATGAAGGACAGCGACGCGAGGAAGAGTTTAGTTTATCCCAACGAACGTCCCGAATTCCAGCACCAGGTTCAGGTACACTATCCTCCGACGCCCATGGACGTCAGGGGTGAGATCAGGATAATAGAGGAGGCGAAATTGCACAACTCGGCGATTTCGATGCACAATGTGGCAGCGAATCATTTTGAGAAGAGCGACGCGTTCTCGAGACCCAGCCAACCGATCGAACTGACGCAACGGAATCTCGAGGACACGAAATCCACCCAGGATACCAAGTCGGACTACTCGAAGCTGGACGAGGATCTTGAGTCGAGGTCGTCGGAAGGCAGCGTGTCTCTAGTCAGTGATACCAAATCAGATTCGCACCAAAGAATACAAGCTAGTCCGATGAACCTGAAGAAGGGTCTTAACGTGTCAGAGAACGCTGCCGGGGAGGATGGTCCGTTGGATCTCTCCATGGACGTGCTAGACCTGAGCAAGAAGTCGAAGGACAAAGACGAGAACGATTTCACCGCGTCGCACGAACAATTTGGAAAGAATCAAAAGGACTTGTACAACACCACTAGTCAGCTGCTGTTAACCGAGGCCCTATTGAAAGCCGGACAAGGTACCTCTCAGGCAACTTCATTGGAGGCTCTTTACGCGAACGCGATTTACAGAAACTTCGGTACGTTCGGTGCTGGTGTCGGGGCAGGCATTCTGCCACCGTACATGTTCAATCCTCACGTGTTCGGACAAGATTTCTCGATGAAGGAAAGGCTACAGAAGGAGTTGGTCAGAGGTCTGCAGCTGACCAGCGGAGGTACTTTGGTCGAGCCTTCGATCGGTGCCGCGGGATTCACAGCGTTTGCGCAGAGCAGAGAGTTAAACTCTCATTCGGCAAGCGAACAGAACGAGTACGCGAAACTGATCTCCGCGAAGATGGCGAGCAAAGCTCTGTCGAATCGCGACAAACCCGACAACATATCCTCTTCGAATTCGGTGAAGATGGTAATCAAGAATGGAGTGTTGATGCCGAAACAAAAGCAAAGACGATACAGAACCGAGAGACCGTTCACCTGCGAACACTGTTCCGCGAGATTCACTCTAAGGAGCAACATGGAGAGACATATTAAACAGCAACACCCGCAGCACTGGAGCCAGAGACCCAGAGGAGGCCACTCGACCAGGGGAAGGCCTCCATCCAGTCACCCCACGTTGCTTCAGAATCTCGGACAGCCCGCTGCTTCTCAGGCGACTCAGTCTTACACGAAAATCCTGCCGAAAGTTGAACAACCATCGAACTCGGACTTCGCGAAGCATCCAATTTCCGATCAAGTGAAGTACGCGATTCTGGCGCAGCAGTTGAAAGCCAACAAAATGGAAGAGAACGATTCCGAGGAGGAGCTCGTGATCGACGAGGATCCGCAAGATAAAGACGGTCAAGAATCTCAGGATCAGAAGGAGAAGAGTTTGCTGAGAGGGCATTTAGAGGGTGCAGATACCTCGAAAGACACCGTGATGAGGGACGAAGCTGAAGAATCCACGAAAGACGCCTCGGAGATCGGAAACGCCGAATCGACGAACAACGAGAACAACGATGCCGAAGATGCCAAGGCGTCGGACTCTATGTCGGAGAGACCCACTGAAAGTGAGAACTCGCAGGATAAGACACAGAATCGAGCGTTCAAGATCGAATCTACCGATGACAAAAGTGAAAAGGCGGAAGATGGTGTGACAGACCTTGCGAGCGTTTCTGAATTATTGGATAACGCTTCTCAACAATATCAACAATTCCAACCGCAATATCTGAGCGACGAAGAGGGATTGGTAGCCTCCCATAGCGACTGCAATAATTCCGGCAGCGACGACAAGTCGGACTCGGTGAACTCGTTGAATTCCGTCAGCATCtcgtcgaagaagaagaagaaaaagaagaagaagaagaagaaatccgCGTACTCGATGGCACCGAATCGCGTCATCTGTCCATACTGCGAACGACCTTTTCCCTGGACATCGTCACTCAGGAGACACATCCTCACGCACACGGGACAGAAGCCTTACCAGTGCATGCACTGTTCCCTCTTGTTCACCACGAAATCCAATTGCGACCGTCATTTGTTGAGAAAGCACAAGGCGAACCCGAACAAGGTACGTCGAGCCAGGAACTCTTCTTCTCCCGATTCGCAGGCGGTCATCAGCAACAACAACTCCTTCTCTATGAGAAACGTGCCCGAGAGGCCGTACAAATGCAACCAATGCCCCAGCTCGACATTCTCCACTCTGGGTAACTTGAAGAAGCATCGTTCCACGAAACATGCACGTAAAATGAAGTCAAGGTCCGACACTCCTTCCAGCGAGCCCCAGAACAGCCCTCAGGAGTGCAGCAAGCAAAACAACGAGCAGACCGATTACGACAGTCAATCGTCCAGTGTATCCGAAGGTATGGAGACCTCTTCGGTGCCAGGACTTCCTAAATCAACCTCGAACACTTCGCCGTCGACCAACGACACGTCAAGATCGAGAAGACCCTCGCCGAGGTCATCCCCAGGACCTAGCGACGTTCCCTTCAAGTGCCACTTGTGCGACTGTGGTTTCGCAGACCGACAGGATTGCTTGGAACACATCAAGGTGAATCATAAACGGTCGTACGAGATGCTGGTGGCGAAAGGAGCTCTGGATATGGACATAGACACCGTGGAGGATCAGCAACAACCACCCCCGCAACAGCACACCAGCGACGGAGAGGAGAAGAGAGGACGTTTCCCGGATTACAGTAACAGAAAG GTGGTCTGCGCTTTCTGCATGAGGCGGTTCTGGTCCGCTGAGGATCTCCGTCGTCACATGAGGACGCACACAGGGGAGAGGCCGTTCTCTTGCGACATTTGCTGCAGAAGGTTCACCCTGAAGCACAGCATGCTGCGTCACCGGAAGAAGCACGAGTCCATCGACTCGACGATGTACGTTGGTACCAGCGGCGACGAGGAGAACTCGCCCACCCAACCGCCTACGATCACGCCTCGAACTCAACAGCATACGCCGGTGTTGATCGGGGCCAATGCGGGAAACTCTCAGATTTCAGATAGAATCTCTTTATCTAGTGTCGCTCCAGTTGCCAGCGGTGATGCAACGCCCAGCGGACTGATGAGATTCAATCCGTACAAGAAACTGACCACCCTGACCGGTAAACTGGCGAGCATACCGCAAAATGTAAATCCAGACGCGACCGAGAGCACGGACAATGACTTGATTTCGAATCTCCTTGGGATACGAGACAAGAGCTTTATTGACCGGGTACTACAAGCGTCCGCCGACGATGCCGCCAAGCTGCTGGGAGTGAAACGCAGCCAGGAATAA